From the genome of Lentilactobacillus buchneri, one region includes:
- a CDS encoding NAD(P)-dependent oxidoreductase, whose amino-acid sequence MFEVKTIDRFDLTDFAGDVFRTSNTDTPDAILVRSSKVDDSLISKRLLLIARSGTGTNTINVDAATANGTAVFNTPGVNANAVKELIIQNLFRCLRPLNGAVQMMQQLKVAPGEDLQAAAEAKRGDFIGEELYGRTLGILGLGTIGQRLADACYHMGMQIIGYNRSFKNLRHVQQLDTIDEVLEQADFVVILLPLTDQTNQLLSTKQFEMMKDSAYLLNFGRGEIVDNQAVVSALNHNEFAGYVCDFPKTELQDHPKITLLPHLGGNTIEALTHSANLILQNLLDFLEYGTVRSSVNFPRVDLPFMSNQRLTFFFHARDTFWVDVAGIMSRYDLPVQEMMGNTMDGYGYTIVNTDLAEITQQQTQTLLNELNQIDGMIRVRLLNNPTQGEWQ is encoded by the coding sequence ATGTTTGAAGTAAAGACTATTGATCGGTTTGACCTGACCGATTTTGCTGGAGACGTCTTTCGTACCTCCAACACCGATACCCCGGATGCCATTTTAGTGCGGAGTTCCAAGGTTGATGATAGCTTGATATCCAAGCGATTGCTGCTGATCGCCCGTTCCGGGACTGGCACGAACACGATTAACGTCGATGCGGCAACCGCCAACGGGACTGCCGTTTTCAACACGCCGGGGGTTAACGCCAACGCCGTCAAAGAGCTCATTATTCAAAACCTTTTCAGATGTCTGCGTCCGCTGAATGGTGCCGTTCAAATGATGCAGCAGCTCAAAGTTGCCCCGGGTGAGGATTTGCAGGCCGCTGCCGAAGCCAAACGGGGCGATTTTATTGGCGAGGAACTTTATGGACGGACACTTGGGATCCTTGGCTTGGGAACGATCGGCCAGCGGTTGGCGGATGCCTGCTACCACATGGGGATGCAGATTATCGGCTATAACCGCAGCTTCAAGAATCTACGTCACGTCCAGCAATTGGATACCATTGATGAAGTGTTGGAGCAGGCCGATTTTGTGGTGATTTTACTCCCGCTGACCGATCAAACCAACCAGCTGTTGTCTACCAAGCAATTTGAAATGATGAAGGATAGCGCTTATCTGCTGAATTTTGGCCGCGGCGAGATTGTCGATAATCAGGCGGTGGTCTCGGCCTTGAATCATAACGAGTTTGCCGGTTACGTGTGTGACTTTCCGAAAACGGAACTCCAGGATCATCCAAAGATTACTCTGCTGCCACATTTAGGCGGCAATACGATTGAGGCGCTGACCCATTCTGCGAACTTGATTTTGCAGAACCTGCTGGACTTTTTGGAATATGGCACCGTCAGAAGCTCGGTCAACTTTCCCCGGGTTGATTTGCCGTTCATGAGTAATCAACGGCTGACGTTTTTCTTCCACGCCAGAGACACATTCTGGGTGGATGTTGCCGGTATTATGAGTCGCTATGACTTGCCGGTTCAAGAAATGATGGGAAACACCATGGACGGTTATGGCTATACGATTGTGAATACCGATTTGGCGGAAATCACGCAGCAACAAACACAGACTTTGTTAAATGAACTTAATCAGATTGACGGGATGATTCGGGTCAGGTTGTTGAACAACCCAACCCAGGGAGAATGGCAGTAA
- a CDS encoding NAD(P)-dependent alcohol dehydrogenase, which produces MRIKAAVVNKKGGDFEMKDDVELADMQADDLQVHMVASGICHSDEALRKGTAEIGYPIVLGHEGSGIVEKVGPEVKDFKPGDHVVLSFYGCGNCINCLKGIPTQCLNYAANNLSGVRPDGSAHFTENGHQVADMFDQSSFTTTTVVRERNAVKVDKDLDLRQLGPLGCGYVTGSGTVFNTLKPEPGSTIAVFGTGAVGLAAMMAGRISGCTKVIAVDIVPDRLKLAKELGATDTINSKDTDPVKAIQDLTDGYGVDYAVDTTGVKSVMEASIKALAQGGTTATIAVTDQHVDLDTWNDLCVSDRKVVGVNMGDSIPQVDIPRLIKFYKMGLFDFDKTEKFYKFDDINQANADSVSGKTIKPVLVIDEDYKPGK; this is translated from the coding sequence ATGCGAATTAAAGCAGCTGTTGTTAACAAAAAAGGCGGAGACTTCGAAATGAAAGATGACGTCGAATTAGCAGATATGCAGGCTGACGATTTACAAGTTCATATGGTTGCCAGTGGGATCTGCCATTCAGACGAAGCTTTACGAAAAGGAACTGCCGAAATTGGTTACCCAATCGTTCTTGGCCACGAAGGATCAGGAATTGTTGAAAAAGTGGGCCCTGAAGTTAAAGACTTCAAGCCCGGTGATCACGTTGTTCTGTCATTTTATGGCTGTGGCAACTGTATCAACTGTTTAAAGGGAATTCCAACCCAATGCTTGAATTACGCAGCAAACAACTTGTCAGGTGTTCGTCCTGACGGTAGTGCCCACTTTACTGAAAATGGTCACCAAGTTGCCGACATGTTTGACCAATCCTCATTCACGACGACCACTGTTGTCCGTGAACGTAACGCGGTTAAAGTTGATAAGGACTTGGATTTGCGTCAATTAGGACCTCTTGGCTGTGGCTATGTCACAGGTAGCGGCACGGTCTTCAACACTTTGAAGCCGGAACCAGGTTCAACCATTGCTGTCTTTGGTACTGGAGCCGTTGGCCTGGCCGCAATGATGGCCGGCCGAATTTCCGGCTGCACCAAAGTCATTGCCGTTGATATCGTTCCTGACCGCTTGAAGTTAGCCAAGGAATTAGGTGCGACAGATACCATTAACAGTAAAGACACTGATCCGGTTAAAGCTATTCAAGATTTGACTGACGGCTATGGTGTTGACTATGCGGTTGATACCACTGGTGTTAAATCTGTCATGGAAGCATCAATCAAGGCCTTGGCACAAGGCGGCACCACTGCAACAATCGCCGTTACCGACCAACACGTTGATCTGGATACTTGGAACGATCTATGTGTCAGCGACCGGAAAGTCGTTGGTGTCAACATGGGTGACTCAATTCCTCAAGTCGATATCCCTCGTTTGATCAAGTTCTACAAGATGGGATTGTTTGACTTCGACAAGACTGAAAAGTTCTACAAGTTCGATGATATTAACCAAGCTAACGCTGATTCTGTCAGTGGTAAGACGATCAAGCCAGTACTGGTTATTGACGAAGACTACAAGCCTGGTAAGTAA
- the aldA gene encoding aldehyde dehydrogenase, producing the protein MAQNAVALKHYQMYINGKFMDSKSGNEITVLNPSTGEKISTVPAATREEAKEAIDAAYESEKSWKKVPAATRGQYLHDVATEIRNEKDHLVEMLQEEQGKIKSLATTEIMFSADYFDYMGSAARTYEGEILQSDNKNENIMIAKQPIGVAAGILPWNFPFFLIARKMGPALVTGNTIVMKPSSDTPNLGLEFAKIVEKVGIPKGVVNIISGRGSVVGDELTKNKKIGIISLTGSVDSGKRVMAGAATHMAKVSLELGGKAPAIVCKDADIDLAVQSIIDSRVDNNGELCNNCERVYVQEDVADEFIKKLSDKMSKITVGNVMKDENVGMGPLINQEALDKVSGMVDRAVQAGGKVTAGGHKLNIENGFYYEPTVITNVKQDSEIVQDEIFGPVLPVLTFKTLDDAIEMANDSDFGLTSSIYTENLDNAMRAANELEDGETYINRFNFEAMNGSHSGWKESGIGGDDGRHGIEEFLNTHVIYLQGHPEKAEG; encoded by the coding sequence ATGGCACAAAATGCTGTTGCATTAAAACATTATCAAATGTACATTAACGGAAAATTCATGGATTCAAAGTCAGGTAACGAAATTACTGTTTTAAACCCATCAACTGGTGAGAAGATTTCGACAGTTCCAGCTGCAACTCGTGAAGAGGCCAAAGAAGCCATCGATGCTGCATACGAATCTGAAAAATCATGGAAGAAAGTTCCAGCTGCTACCCGTGGTCAATATCTACACGATGTTGCCACTGAAATTCGTAACGAGAAGGATCACTTGGTTGAAATGCTCCAAGAAGAGCAAGGTAAAATCAAGTCATTAGCAACCACTGAAATCATGTTCTCAGCTGACTATTTCGATTACATGGGCAGTGCTGCTCGAACTTATGAAGGTGAAATTCTTCAATCCGACAACAAGAATGAAAATATCATGATTGCCAAGCAGCCAATCGGTGTTGCCGCCGGCATCTTACCATGGAACTTCCCATTCTTCCTGATTGCCCGTAAAATGGGTCCAGCTTTGGTAACTGGTAATACGATTGTGATGAAGCCATCTTCAGACACACCAAACTTGGGACTTGAATTTGCCAAGATTGTTGAAAAAGTTGGGATTCCAAAGGGTGTTGTCAACATTATTTCAGGTCGTGGCTCAGTTGTTGGTGACGAACTTACCAAGAACAAGAAGATCGGCATTATTAGTTTGACCGGTTCTGTTGATTCTGGTAAACGGGTCATGGCAGGTGCTGCAACCCACATGGCTAAAGTTTCATTGGAGTTAGGTGGTAAAGCACCAGCCATTGTCTGCAAAGATGCTGACATTGATTTGGCAGTTCAATCAATCATTGACTCACGTGTTGATAACAATGGTGAACTTTGCAACAACTGTGAACGGGTCTACGTTCAGGAAGATGTTGCCGATGAGTTCATCAAGAAGTTATCAGACAAGATGTCAAAGATCACTGTCGGTAACGTTATGAAAGATGAAAACGTTGGTATGGGTCCACTGATTAACCAAGAAGCTTTGGACAAAGTCTCTGGCATGGTTGATCGGGCCGTTCAAGCTGGTGGCAAGGTCACAGCCGGTGGTCACAAGTTGAACATCGAAAATGGCTTCTACTACGAACCAACGGTTATCACCAACGTCAAACAAGATTCAGAAATTGTGCAAGACGAAATCTTTGGCCCAGTACTGCCAGTATTGACCTTTAAGACTTTGGACGATGCCATTGAAATGGCTAATGATTCTGACTTCGGTTTGACTTCATCAATCTACACCGAGAACTTGGACAACGCAATGCGTGCTGCCAACGAACTCGAAGATGGTGAAACTTACATCAACCGATTCAACTTTGAAGCTATGAATGGTTCACACTCAGGCTGGAAAGAATCAGGTATCGGCGGCGATGATGGTCGTCATGGTATCGAAGAATTCTTGAATACTCATGTTATTTACCTGCAAGGGCATCCGGAGAAGGCTGAAGGCTAG
- a CDS encoding sulfite exporter TauE/SafE family protein, with protein sequence MTNFIFVLLPAVLAGIVQGVTGFGSAIVLMVFLPTILPIPQSAGVASLIMSVSNIMLAWRYRHSIQFKRIIWPFVVYASVAFMALQLVNSINVHLLKSMLGGLLVALSLYFLFVKSEGRKHYPIYIAIIFMIVSGFFNGLFGIGGPLMALYFLSLADTKEEYLASIQAFFLIDQLYITSIRFYNGILGLIDVPLILLGIVGGVIGTMIANRITVHMNISMIQKCVFVLIGVSGVFYLVQ encoded by the coding sequence ATGACTAATTTCATATTCGTGCTCCTGCCCGCTGTCCTTGCTGGGATTGTCCAGGGGGTTACCGGATTTGGCTCAGCAATTGTCTTGATGGTCTTTTTACCGACAATCTTGCCCATCCCCCAAAGTGCCGGGGTCGCATCCCTGATTATGTCGGTTTCCAACATCATGTTGGCTTGGCGTTATCGGCACAGCATCCAATTCAAACGAATCATCTGGCCGTTTGTCGTCTATGCCAGTGTGGCCTTTATGGCATTACAACTAGTCAACTCAATCAATGTCCATTTACTGAAATCCATGCTGGGTGGTCTGTTGGTTGCCCTCTCACTGTACTTTTTGTTCGTCAAATCAGAAGGCCGGAAACATTATCCCATTTATATTGCCATTATCTTTATGATCGTTTCCGGCTTCTTCAACGGCTTGTTTGGAATTGGTGGACCGTTGATGGCGCTCTACTTCCTGTCCTTGGCAGATACAAAAGAGGAATATCTCGCCAGTATTCAGGCTTTCTTCTTGATTGATCAATTGTATATCACAAGTATTCGTTTCTATAACGGTATTTTAGGTTTAATTGACGTCCCCCTCATATTGTTGGGAATCGTCGGTGGCGTGATCGGAACCATGATCGCCAACCGGATTACGGTCCACATGAATATCTCAATGATTCAAAAATGCGTGTTTGTGTTGATTGGGGTCAGTGGCGTCTTTTACCTGGTTCAATGA
- a CDS encoding MDR family MFS transporter yields the protein MSKQNRYSLIIMIFGAFFGILCSTLMNVALPTFMKVFAISSGTVQWISNGYTLVNAIMIPVSAYLTKKFTFRSLFIFFVSVFLVGTIFGALAPNFFTLIIGRMIQAIGAGMMMPLVNTLAIRYAEPGKKGAVMGIVGLAFNFSPIIGPTLSGVILNYFSWRYLFILVLPFIVIDLVMATIALPKIPTNQEPQFNTEGLMTISFGLLGLLWSFSNVSQFPITSLTVWLPFVVGVVLITMFAVTQGKSDHPFVNLAVFKNSQFTTATLVNSLIVSTMYGNTILLPLLIQTIMGKSAIISGLSLLPGALLTGFMSPISGRLFDRYPVRIIVTTGILIDCFGTMMQAFIDVNASVLMLTMGQTIRQLGLVLILIPIQTQALSYLPNELIADGVAAFNTLRQIAASFGTAIIVATINIASHFFAGHANYQQMGIQAGFTMCLAFLVVALFMSRKLYTKQSPKLHRKSQRNLSHVS from the coding sequence ATGTCAAAGCAAAATCGTTATTCGCTCATCATTATGATCTTCGGTGCCTTCTTCGGCATTCTCTGTTCAACGCTCATGAATGTCGCTTTGCCAACCTTTATGAAGGTGTTCGCCATTTCGTCCGGTACGGTTCAATGGATTAGCAACGGCTACACCCTGGTCAACGCGATTATGATTCCGGTCAGTGCTTATCTGACCAAGAAGTTCACATTTCGTTCTCTGTTTATTTTTTTCGTCAGCGTCTTTTTAGTTGGAACGATTTTTGGTGCCTTGGCACCTAATTTCTTCACTCTCATCATCGGCCGCATGATCCAAGCAATCGGTGCCGGAATGATGATGCCCCTGGTAAATACCCTGGCAATCCGCTACGCCGAGCCCGGCAAAAAAGGTGCCGTGATGGGAATCGTCGGCTTGGCATTTAACTTTTCGCCGATCATTGGCCCAACACTTTCCGGTGTTATTTTGAACTATTTCTCATGGCGCTACCTATTCATTTTGGTGCTGCCGTTTATCGTCATTGATTTGGTAATGGCCACGATTGCCCTGCCCAAGATCCCTACTAACCAGGAACCTCAATTTAACACCGAAGGCCTGATGACCATCAGTTTTGGTTTACTGGGACTTCTATGGAGTTTTTCAAACGTTAGTCAGTTCCCTATCACATCTCTAACAGTCTGGCTGCCATTCGTCGTCGGTGTTGTCTTAATCACGATGTTTGCCGTCACTCAAGGAAAATCCGACCATCCGTTTGTTAATTTGGCCGTCTTCAAAAACAGTCAGTTCACCACTGCCACTTTGGTCAACTCACTGATTGTCTCGACGATGTATGGTAATACGATTCTGTTGCCGCTGCTAATCCAAACGATCATGGGTAAGAGTGCCATCATCTCCGGACTCTCTTTACTGCCGGGAGCGCTACTAACTGGTTTTATGTCACCAATCAGTGGCCGGCTGTTCGATCGTTATCCGGTGCGGATCATTGTGACCACGGGTATTCTAATCGATTGTTTTGGTACCATGATGCAGGCATTCATTGACGTTAACGCTTCGGTGCTGATGTTGACAATGGGCCAGACAATCCGCCAGCTTGGACTGGTCTTAATTCTCATTCCAATTCAGACCCAGGCACTATCCTATCTCCCCAATGAACTAATCGCTGACGGGGTCGCTGCCTTCAACACCTTGCGACAAATCGCGGCATCGTTTGGAACGGCCATTATTGTGGCCACCATCAACATTGCCAGTCACTTTTTTGCTGGCCACGCCAATTATCAACAAATGGGCATTCAGGCCGGCTTTACCATGTGTTTAGCCTTCTTGGTCGTCGCGCTCTTTATGTCCCGAAAACTTTACACCAAACAATCACCAAAGCTTCACCGGAAGTCTCAGAGGAACTTATCACACGTCTCGTAA